ACCGCCAAGTGGATATTCACTATGGAATATTCAAACAGGAATCAATATCAGCAAAAACTTTTCGGCAGGACTTATTGTAAACAATCTTTTCAATACTTCTTACAGGGAGTACCTGAATCGTTTGAGATTCTTTGCAGATGAACCGGGAAGAAACTTTATTTTAAACTTTAGGTACAAATTCTAAAGATTTTTTTTAAAACTATTCAATCAAAATTTTACAAATTTTAAATTTATTAACAATGAACAAACAATTCAATACTAAAAATATAATCAAATTATTAGCTGTCTTATTTATTACTGTTACTACGGTTATTTCTTGCCAGAGAAATGGTTCTGCGGAAGAAGATGACCTTCCTCAGGAAGAGCTTACAAACATCGTACTGTTGGTGACTGAAGATGGAACTACAAATACAATTCCATATGACTACAGTATCGGAGCCGGAGGAATACCTACTATACCTCTTAAAGATGGAAAGAGCTATACTGTTGAAGCAAAATTCAGAAATGGAAGTGAAGATGCTACGAAGGAAATTATTGATGCTAAAAATGAGCACTTTCTTATTTTTGATTTTCCAAAGTCTGATATTACAGTAGAAAGATTGGATGGAAGTGATTTAAGAAATGATGGAAAAAGAGTAGGACTAAGAACAAAATGGACTGTTACAAAAGCAGTGAATGGGGATGCACCATTCCTAAAATTAACACTTATTCACTCTCCACAAAGTGTAAATGACGCTAAATCAGGAACTGCCTGGGGAAGCGTAACAGGAGGGGAAACTGATGCCGAAGCTAAATATAACTTAAGCAATTAAGGATAATTAATCTTGTTTATACCGCCGAAAATCTCGGCGGTTTTTTATTTAACAATATTTGGCTGTATTAGTTGATTTTAAATGAGTGATTCTAATAAAAAATTCATATTTTTGCAACCTAAAATTTTAATCAATAATGAAGGTTACCGCACAAAACCATGATGATGTAAGTGCATTACTTACTGTAACATTGGAGAAATCTGACTACAAAGAAAAAGTAGAAAAGCAATTGATTAATTATGCTAAAAATGCGCAAGTTCCTGGATTCAGAAAAGGGAAAGTGCCTTTGAGTATGGTTAAAAAACAATATGAAGCAGGAATTGCATTTGAAGAAATCAACAGACAGGTTTCTGATGCTTTGAACAGCTATGTTAACGAAAACAAGTTAAGATTAGTTGGTCAGCCTATTCCTCAGCCAGTAAACGAATTAGATTACAACGCTGATCAGGTAACAGTTGCTTTCGAAGTAGGATATGAGCCTGCATTCACTATAGATTTAGCTAAATATGAAGCACCTCACTACAAAGTAGAAGCTTCTGAAAAAGAAATCAGCAAGAGTATTGAAAATATGCAGAAGCGTTTCGCTGAGCAGGTTCCTCAAGATAAAATCACTAAAGATTCTTACATCGCTTTAGAAGTTTCTCAAGTTGTGGAAGAAGATGCTGAAGGAGAGCACCACCACCACCCAAAGAACGTTACCATTACAGGTGAAAACAAAGAAGCTTTCAAATTAGTAAAAGCTTTGAAAATGGATGGATCTGTAAAAGTAACTAAAGAAACTCTTGCAGGTGATGAAGAATTAGCTAAAGAATTAGGATTCGGAAAAGAAGAAGTAGAACACTTACACCACAATGAAATTGAAGTGAAAGTAAAAGACTTCTATTCATTAAACTTAGCTGAACTTAATCAGGAGTTATTCGACAAAGTATACGGAGAAGGAAACATTACATCTGAAGACGAGCTTAAAGATAAAGTTAAGACTGAATTAGATGAGTATTTCCAACAAAATGCTGATGTTCACTTTGTGAATAAAGTATTAGAGCAAGTTACTGAAAAAGAAGAAGTATCTCTTCCTGAAACTTTCTTAGTAAAATGGTTAATGTTCTCTAACCAGAACATCCAGTCTGAAGATCAGGCTAAAGAAATCCTTGAAGCTGAGAAAAACCAATTGAGATACCAGATCATCGAAGGTAAATTGATGACTGATAACGAAATCAACCTTGACTATGCTGATGTATTGGCACAAGCTGAGCAATTAGTGAAAAACCAATTGGCTATCTACGGAATCCACCACTTAGGTGATGAGGAGATCCAAAAATATGCTGTTGAAATGTTGAAAGATCAGGAGCAAGTAAGACAAATCTCTTCTGAAGTAGCTATGGCTAAATTAAAAGATGTAATTCTTGAAAAAGCGAGCAAAAAAGAAACTAAAATTTCTCACGACGAATTTTTAGAAGAGCTTAAAAAATAATTATACTCAGATATAAATATTTCAAAACCGCCAATTTTTGGCGGTTTTTTTACTTCTATTCCTTTCTGAATTTTCTCTGAATCTTCTCAGTATCATTTATTCATCATCACTTACTACCTATTGTTTATTACTCATTACTCATATTTAGCCATGTCCGCCAATATTCATATATTTACCCTTTAAACTTATTATATATATGAAAAAGATCATCATTCCATTTTTCTGTGCCGTACTTTTCTCCGTTCCGGCAACAGCTCAGAAGAAAGATGCCGCTTCTGTAAAAACGGAGGCTGCCAAATCAACCTTAACAGCTAAAGAAGTATTAGATAATTACTTTAAGGCATTGGGAGGAAAAGAAAAATTAGAAGGCGTAAAAACGCTTTATATGGAAAATACCATGTCTGCTCAAGGAATGGAAATTAACATGACTACCAAAAAAATGGGTAACAAATTCAAGTCTGTACAGTCGCTTATGGGGCAGCAGATGGTTCAGTTTTTCGATGGTGAAAAAGGATATTTTGATCAGATGGGAAACAAAACCGCAATCCCTGCAGACAAAGTTGCTGAACTGAAAAAAGCAAAACCGGTGGATGCTCTAGCTTTTGACGGAGCTGCTTTTCAAAATGTTGCTGTAGAAAAACTAGATGGTAAAGACTACAATGTGTTATCTTCAGATAAAGGAAAATTTTATTTTGATGCTGCTACAGGACTTTTATATAAGACAATTGCCGGAGAAGGAAATGTAACGATAAAAAGTTATATGGCTGTAGACGGGCTACAATTTCCTGCAGATGTAGAAGCAGAAGGGGCAGGTCAGAAAGTGAATATTAAAACCACTAAGATTACAGTTAATTCCGGAGTAACGGATGCTGATTTTAAATAGGTAAAAGTAAGAAGCCAGAGGCTGGAAGCCGGAAGTTATTGAGAGCAATTATTAATTTTAGTGTTAATAATCTCCATTATCCGTCACGCAGTTTTCATTCTTTACATATAAAAAAGCCGGAAATTAATAATTCCGGCTTTTTTATGTAAAGAAGATTATCTATGAACCATATTCTTTCTTCCATTCATCAGCAGCTCCGCTCAGAACGGAGTAAAATTCTTCACCGTACTTTCTGATCAATGGGGTTTTCAGGAATTTATAAACAGGAACCTGAAGCTCTTTTCCAAGCGTACAGGCATCGCTGCATACATTCCATTCATGATAATTTAAAGCCGTAAATGCAGAATATTCTGTAATACGGATAGGGTATAGATGACATGAAATAGGTTTTTGCCAGTCTACAGCACCGTCTTCATATGCTTTTTCAATACCACATTTTGTAATTCCTTTATCATCAAAAGTTACATAAGCACATTCACGGTTTTCTACCATGGGAGTAACATACATTCCGTCGTGTGGATCAGTAGTCCACGTACCTTGCTCCTCAAGAGCTTTAATGCCCTCCTGAGTAAGATAAGGTTTGATTTTGTCAAAAATACCGTCCAGTATTTCAAGCTCATTTTTGTCCAGTGGAGCTCCAACATCACCTTCTACACAACATGCTCCCTTACATTTGGTAAGGTTGCACACAAATTCTTCGGAAAAGATTTCCTCAGAAATCAATTTATCGTCTATCTGAATCATAATTTTTTAAAATAAATCAAAATACGTACCTGCTTTAAAGGTAAGTAAACTCAAAATAATAAGCCATAAGCTGGCCTCCTGCATCCAATATTTGGGTAAGAATCTCATCATTCTGCTTAGAATAATACTTGACGGAAATGCCAGAAGCAGCAAATATTCGTAGCTTTTATTCATATATAAAATGATGGTAACAAGCTGAGCTAATGAAAAGACCAGCAGAAAAGTATATTTGTATCTGCTTATCGGGCTTTTCTTATTATAATTTTGAAAATGGTCATATACGGCATAAATAAGCATCAATGCCACAGGAATTAAAGGGAGTAATTCTGTATAATCTGTCACCGGTTTCATCTTTCCAAACGGAAAATAATCAATATTCCATGTAGTGAACTGAACGAAATACATGACAGAAAAATAACTGAATGTAATCAGAATAACCCCTAAAAGGAATCTGAACAGGTTTAGCCCTACTTTGGCAGAGGTAGCCACCACATGAATAATTACAAAAACAGCCATCGGCCAGGTGGTTGGAAGGAAAATAAAGTTTAATGCTACGATGGCACCTACCAATACATATGACTTCTTCCTTATATCTTCATCTGCGCTGGTTAAAAGTAAGATCAGAAAGGAATTGGTTAATAATGAAACCGCAATTCCTATGTCTAGATTACCCGGATACAGCCCAAAAATAAAAAACGTATATAAGAATAATGGAAGATGCGTCTGATAATTAAGAGCAATGCTGTGAAAACAAAAATATCCCAAAGCAATTCCCAGAAAAGTAATTCCGGCAATAATTGCTTCGTAAGTATTGAAATTCAGTATGTTAAATATTACGACTACTAAAAGAAGACAACCAATATAAACAGGAATTGAAAAAATATTGCTTTCTTTTGAAAGTAATTTAAACATTTTTTATAAATTTGTACAAAGTTAATTTAAAAAAGGAAAATAATGACGTCTTTCTTTCTATTCTTAAGCAAAGTTTTCAAATCGAGTTTCGGGTTCTTTGATGCTTTTGGAAATGTTTTAAACTGGATTCTATTTATAGTTTGCTGTGTATTATTTACTTACTGGTGCTACGTGCTGGTAGTAACATTAGGTGGTGATAAAGATAAAGATTATTATTCTCCAACAGAGGGTAAGCACCCTTACTACGATCCGAATATCTATAAAAAAGAAGGTTAATTAATTGGTTATATAGTAAAAAACCGATCAAATAATTTATTTGATCGGTTTTTTTATTACTAACGATTAAAATTTTTTCTTACTTAGTCGTGTCGTGGATAGGAAGTACTAAAACAGGAACAGTTGAGCTTTTTGTCAGTCCTTTGGTAAGACTTCCTACAAAGACATCATAAATTCCGCTTCTCCCATGTGATCCCATCACAATATAATCTGCATTTTTTGCTTTGGCGTGTTCCAGGATGATATCTTTTGCCAATCCTTGTTTTAAAAGATGTTCACAATCGATATCATGGGCGATGATTCTTTGCTCAATTTTATTAAGCTGAACCAATTCTTCCCTGATTTCATTCGCTTCCACTTCCGGAAAATATTGAAATCCCATATCACCAATGGCAAAGCCGATATCTGATGGTGCAACATGGATCAGGTAAATTCTACCATTAAGTTGTTTTGCAAATTTTATGGCACCTTCCACCAGTTGGTCTGTTTTGTCCCCAAAATCTACGGGTAATACAATATTTATCATAACCTTTCATTTTGTTACCTAAAGATATGAAAAATTTATCAGACTTTTATATTAAATACTTATAATATTCGGATATCAAGGATTTTTTCATCTTGCAGATAAGCTTCCAGAATATCATTTTCATCTACTTTTCCAACTCCTTTTGGGGTACCGGTAAAAATAAGATCTCCCACTCTTAGAGTGAAATACTGAGAGGCAAAAGAAATGATATCATCAATATTGAATAACATATCTTTTGTATTACCATCCTGAACCTTATCTTTATTTTTTAATAACGAAAAAGAAAGGTTATTAAGGTTAAAATTCTCCTTTTTAAAGAAGCTTCCTACCACAGCAGAACCATCAAAACCTTTAGCAAGCTCCCATGGTAATCCTTTTGATTTCAATTCACTCTGAAGATCTCTGGCTGTAAAATCAATTCCTAAGCTAAGCTCTTCGTAATGCTTGTGGGCGGTTTCCTTCTGAATGTATTTTCCACCTTTTGATACCTTTACCACTACTTCAAGTTCATAATGGATATCATTGGAGAATTCCGGAATATAAAAATCATTTCCTTTTAAAACCGCTGTATCCGGCTTCATGAAAATAACAGGGTTCTCAGGAACTTCATTTCCTAATTCTTTAGCGTGCTCGCTGTAGTTTCTTCCTATACAAATGATCTTCATAATTCTTTATTTATTTTGGACTGCATGGTTATGAGGAACGAGGCAATCTTCTGATTAATGTAAATATTTTATTGGAGTATTTATTCATGGGTAAATTCATTCCCACAATAGTAACATACAAATTTATGGCTTGTCAGAAATGAAATTCCAAAGAAACTGGTAGCCCTGTCATCCCTGTAAATATGATTAGAACCACATTTAGGACAAACAAAATCAAACTCCGGGTTTTCAATAGTATGTTCTACTTCCAATGAGTATTGTTCATTGTCTTTATAATCCTGTAGAATCTGACCTGCTTTTTCCAGATCTTCTTCAAAAACCTGAAGCTGAATGCCACCTACAGCCTGAGACAGCAGCCAATCCGATTGAATAAGCTGTTCATTGGCAATGAAACTATTAATTCCGTTTTCAGCCAGAATCTGTTTGTCCCTATTTGCTTCAAGGGCAGTTTCATAAAATTTAAAACGAACCAGACCAGACATATTTATTTAAAATCTACTTGATAGTTGAATTTTGGTGAATACTTTTTTGGTATACAGTGGGAAATCTGCGTTCTGAAGCCATGCAAAGTATCCAAGATCTTTCTGGAACACAGCTTTTACTCCCTGTCCTTTATATTTTCCAAAGTTGAACACCTCTTCCTGCTTATCATTATATCCGATAAATCCGGCAAGGTCTGCATTTTTATTATGGAAAGTAAACTCGCTTAATGGAGCAATTTCATTCGGAATGTCATCATATTTTCCTACCTGAGCATCCAGAACTTCAAAAGTAGCCATTACATCCGCTTCTGCTGAGTGTGCATTTTCCAGTGTTTTTCCACAGTAAAACTGATACGCAGCGCCTAAATTTCTAGGTTCTTTTTTATGGAAAATAGTCTGTGCATCTACCAATCTGAATTTGCTAAGGTCAAAATCCATACCCACTCTTAGCAGCTCTTCAGCTAGAAGAGGGACGTCAAATCTGTTAGAATTAAAACCTCCCAGATCAGTGCCGGCAATCATCTCCATTACTTTAGAAGCGATTTCCCTGAAGGTAGGTGAATCTTTCACATCCTCATCATAAATTCCGTGAATTTCACTGCTTTCTTTAGGAATTGGCATTTCCGGATTCACACGCCATGTTTTGCTTTCTCTGGAGGCATCCGGATTTACTTTTAAGATACAAATTTCAACAATTTTATCTTTTCCGATGTTGGTTCCTGTCGTTTCCAGGTCAAAAATGCAAAGGGGTTTATGGAGTTTTAAGTTCATGTCTATAATTAATAATTTGAAAATGTGTTAATGTTAAAAATCAGAGTCCTTTCTGATTTCTATTTTAATTGTCTTTGAAAAATAAGTGATACCAATATATAATAGATGACCAGCATCGGAATTCCCACAATCTTGAAGATGGAAAGAATAGCAATCCCGCCAATCAATAATACTACTTTTGGATAGTTATCTTTTAACGCCTTGGATTTAAATTTCATTGCCATCATTTTGATCGGGCTGATAAGAAGCCATGACGTAAGGAATACAAGGATGATAAGCAGTAATGCATTTTCAAAAAGGAAGCTAAAATTTCCGGTTTCCTTAAAAGCATAGTACAAACCAAATAAAAGAACGGTATTGGTTGGCGTATTTAATCCTTTAAAATAATATCTCTGTTCCTCATCAAGATTGAAGATTGCAAGTCTTAAGCAGGAGAAAACAGTTACTACCAAACCAATATACTTAATTTCAAAAGGGAAATGAAGTCCAAGAAGCTCAGTTCCGAATGGCTCAAGGGCTTTATACAAAGTAACCCCGGGGATAACTCCAAAACTCACCATATCTGCAAGAGAATCGAGCTGAAGCCCCAGATTAGAGTTTGATTTTAAGGCTCTGGCTACAAAACCGTCAAAAAAATCGAAAATAGAGGAGAGGACAAGGCATATTGCCGTTGTTTGATAGTCTCCCAAAATAAGATGTATTACACCCACGCATCCAGCAAATAGATTAGCCAGGGTTAAGGCATTAGCCAGATTATTCTTTATAAAACTCATAAGTACAAAATTACAGTTTTTAAAA
This Chryseobacterium sp. G0162 DNA region includes the following protein-coding sequences:
- a CDS encoding DUF6427 family protein, with protein sequence MFKLLSKESNIFSIPVYIGCLLLVVVIFNILNFNTYEAIIAGITFLGIALGYFCFHSIALNYQTHLPLFLYTFFIFGLYPGNLDIGIAVSLLTNSFLILLLTSADEDIRKKSYVLVGAIVALNFIFLPTTWPMAVFVIIHVVATSAKVGLNLFRFLLGVILITFSYFSVMYFVQFTTWNIDYFPFGKMKPVTDYTELLPLIPVALMLIYAVYDHFQNYNKKSPISRYKYTFLLVFSLAQLVTIILYMNKSYEYLLLLAFPSSIILSRMMRFLPKYWMQEASLWLIILSLLTFKAGTYFDLF
- a CDS encoding DUF6341 family protein; the protein is MTSFFLFLSKVFKSSFGFFDAFGNVLNWILFIVCCVLFTYWCYVLVVTLGGDKDKDYYSPTEGKHPYYDPNIYKKEG
- a CDS encoding DUF3109 family protein yields the protein MIQIDDKLISEEIFSEEFVCNLTKCKGACCVEGDVGAPLDKNELEILDGIFDKIKPYLTQEGIKALEEQGTWTTDPHDGMYVTPMVENRECAYVTFDDKGITKCGIEKAYEDGAVDWQKPISCHLYPIRITEYSAFTALNYHEWNVCSDACTLGKELQVPVYKFLKTPLIRKYGEEFYSVLSGAADEWKKEYGS
- a CDS encoding trigger factor, producing the protein MKVTAQNHDDVSALLTVTLEKSDYKEKVEKQLINYAKNAQVPGFRKGKVPLSMVKKQYEAGIAFEEINRQVSDALNSYVNENKLRLVGQPIPQPVNELDYNADQVTVAFEVGYEPAFTIDLAKYEAPHYKVEASEKEISKSIENMQKRFAEQVPQDKITKDSYIALEVSQVVEEDAEGEHHHHPKNVTITGENKEAFKLVKALKMDGSVKVTKETLAGDEELAKELGFGKEEVEHLHHNEIEVKVKDFYSLNLAELNQELFDKVYGEGNITSEDELKDKVKTELDEYFQQNADVHFVNKVLEQVTEKEEVSLPETFLVKWLMFSNQNIQSEDQAKEILEAEKNQLRYQIIEGKLMTDNEINLDYADVLAQAEQLVKNQLAIYGIHHLGDEEIQKYAVEMLKDQEQVRQISSEVAMAKLKDVILEKASKKETKISHDEFLEELKK
- a CDS encoding CDP-alcohol phosphatidyltransferase family protein, with the translated sequence MSFIKNNLANALTLANLFAGCVGVIHLILGDYQTTAICLVLSSIFDFFDGFVARALKSNSNLGLQLDSLADMVSFGVIPGVTLYKALEPFGTELLGLHFPFEIKYIGLVVTVFSCLRLAIFNLDEEQRYYFKGLNTPTNTVLLFGLYYAFKETGNFSFLFENALLLIILVFLTSWLLISPIKMMAMKFKSKALKDNYPKVVLLIGGIAILSIFKIVGIPMLVIYYILVSLIFQRQLK
- a CDS encoding DUF2007 domain-containing protein; translated protein: MSGLVRFKFYETALEANRDKQILAENGINSFIANEQLIQSDWLLSQAVGGIQLQVFEEDLEKAGQILQDYKDNEQYSLEVEHTIENPEFDFVCPKCGSNHIYRDDRATSFFGISFLTSHKFVCYYCGNEFTHE
- a CDS encoding 3'-5' exonuclease, producing the protein MNLKLHKPLCIFDLETTGTNIGKDKIVEICILKVNPDASRESKTWRVNPEMPIPKESSEIHGIYDEDVKDSPTFREIASKVMEMIAGTDLGGFNSNRFDVPLLAEELLRVGMDFDLSKFRLVDAQTIFHKKEPRNLGAAYQFYCGKTLENAHSAEADVMATFEVLDAQVGKYDDIPNEIAPLSEFTFHNKNADLAGFIGYNDKQEEVFNFGKYKGQGVKAVFQKDLGYFAWLQNADFPLYTKKVFTKIQLSSRF
- a CDS encoding universal stress protein; this encodes MINIVLPVDFGDKTDQLVEGAIKFAKQLNGRIYLIHVAPSDIGFAIGDMGFQYFPEVEANEIREELVQLNKIEQRIIAHDIDCEHLLKQGLAKDIILEHAKAKNADYIVMGSHGRSGIYDVFVGSLTKGLTKSSTVPVLVLPIHDTTK
- a CDS encoding fumarylacetoacetate hydrolase family protein, producing MKIICIGRNYSEHAKELGNEVPENPVIFMKPDTAVLKGNDFYIPEFSNDIHYELEVVVKVSKGGKYIQKETAHKHYEELSLGIDFTARDLQSELKSKGLPWELAKGFDGSAVVGSFFKKENFNLNNLSFSLLKNKDKVQDGNTKDMLFNIDDIISFASQYFTLRVGDLIFTGTPKGVGKVDENDILEAYLQDEKILDIRIL